A part of Thermotoga petrophila RKU-1 genomic DNA contains:
- the trmFO gene encoding methylenetetrahydrofolate--tRNA-(uracil(54)-C(5))-methyltransferase (FADH(2)-oxidizing) TrmFO, whose amino-acid sequence MIVNVIGAGLAGSEVAYNLGKRGIRVRLFEMRPKKMTEVHKTGYFAELVCSNSLKSEDITNAEGLLKAEMKLMGSITLEAAEKARVPSGKALAVDRNIFAKEVTEAIESLESVEVIREEVTEFDPEEGLWVVATGPATSDGLFSFLRNLLGDDFLFFFDAVSPIVTFESIDMEHAFWGDRFGKGKDYINCPLTDGEYEELWKALVEAEVIEMEDFDRKLLFERCQPIEEIARSGKDALRYGPLRPTGLVDPRTGKEPYAVVQLRREDKEGRFYSLVGFQTRLKWNEQKRVLRKIPCLRNAEIVRYGVMHRNVYINSPKLLDIFFRLKKQPNIFFAGQITGVEGYMESAASGIYVAYNVYRILKGLSPLKLPEETMMGALFSYIIEKVEGDLKPMYANFGLLPPLKTRVKDKFGKRKKLAERAIEAMRKFLEEYPW is encoded by the coding sequence ATGATCGTGAATGTCATCGGAGCAGGGCTCGCGGGTTCAGAGGTGGCTTACAACCTTGGAAAAAGGGGAATAAGGGTTCGTCTTTTTGAAATGAGACCGAAGAAGATGACTGAAGTGCACAAAACAGGATATTTCGCGGAGCTTGTTTGCAGCAACTCTCTCAAATCGGAAGACATAACGAACGCCGAAGGACTCCTGAAAGCTGAAATGAAGCTGATGGGTTCTATAACACTAGAAGCTGCAGAGAAAGCACGTGTCCCATCTGGAAAGGCCCTCGCGGTGGATCGTAACATCTTCGCGAAGGAAGTGACAGAGGCCATAGAAAGTCTTGAGAGTGTGGAGGTCATCAGAGAAGAAGTAACCGAATTCGATCCAGAAGAAGGATTATGGGTTGTAGCGACGGGACCAGCCACATCGGATGGTTTATTCTCTTTTTTGAGAAACCTCCTCGGTGATGATTTTCTTTTCTTCTTCGATGCCGTCTCTCCGATTGTGACCTTTGAGTCGATAGACATGGAACACGCTTTCTGGGGAGACCGATTTGGGAAGGGAAAGGATTACATAAACTGCCCTCTCACTGATGGGGAATACGAAGAACTCTGGAAAGCACTCGTTGAGGCCGAAGTTATAGAAATGGAGGATTTCGATCGAAAGCTCCTCTTCGAACGCTGCCAGCCCATAGAAGAAATAGCGAGAAGCGGAAAAGACGCGCTGAGATACGGCCCTTTGAGACCAACAGGTCTGGTGGATCCAAGAACGGGTAAAGAACCCTACGCAGTTGTTCAGCTTAGAAGGGAGGACAAAGAGGGTAGATTCTACAGTCTCGTTGGATTTCAGACCAGATTGAAATGGAATGAACAGAAGAGAGTTCTGAGAAAGATCCCTTGTCTCAGAAACGCCGAGATCGTAAGGTACGGTGTCATGCACAGGAATGTTTACATAAACTCACCAAAGTTGCTCGATATCTTTTTCCGGCTGAAAAAGCAGCCTAACATCTTCTTCGCTGGTCAGATTACAGGGGTGGAGGGATACATGGAATCCGCCGCGTCGGGAATCTACGTGGCTTACAATGTCTATCGTATTTTGAAAGGACTCTCTCCGTTAAAACTTCCCGAGGAGACCATGATGGGAGCGCTCTTCAGTTATATAATAGAGAAGGTCGAAGGAGATCTGAAGCCGATGTACGCAAATTTTGGACTTCTTCCTCCGCTGAAAACCCGTGTGAAAGATAAATTCGGGAAAAGAAAAAAACTCGCAGAAAGAGCCATTGAAGCGATGAGAAAATTTCTGGAAGAGTATCCCTGGTGA
- a CDS encoding ATP-binding protein: protein MIDTVSVVLFSKKSHIKIARSVLRDFLQMHEASDSLIVDMEIVLGEILANVIKHTYKNDETKRIIVSYALKNNIFHMLVRDFGPPVDPNKLKPMPPDLENPREGGYGLYIISRVTDEFRVRPLRNGNLTVAKKNLG from the coding sequence TTGATCGACACCGTGAGCGTTGTGCTTTTCTCTAAAAAGTCTCATATAAAGATCGCTCGTTCTGTCTTGCGAGATTTTCTTCAAATGCATGAAGCATCAGACAGCTTGATCGTTGACATGGAGATAGTTTTGGGAGAGATCCTCGCGAACGTGATCAAACACACTTACAAGAACGATGAAACAAAGCGAATCATCGTGAGTTACGCGTTAAAGAACAATATCTTTCACATGCTGGTGAGAGACTTTGGCCCTCCTGTTGATCCCAACAAATTGAAGCCCATGCCGCCTGATCTGGAGAATCCGCGAGAGGGTGGGTATGGCCTCTACATAATTTCCCGCGTCACCGACGAATTCAGGGTTCGCCCTCTTAGAAATGGGAACCTCACCGTTGCTAAAAAGAATCTGGGGTGA
- a CDS encoding DUF4940 domain-containing protein yields MLKFPENVVICDGKRILWNGLGLPENLIFEVARTVLESNVPLKGKIFCFPAQTILGKMAIFIDEKIQERGVLVELLNHELLRMRLYSEEVENLVDILFNDWRPGKRVFIVRSENFETRFSLREKLSSFVDVIYNAGEIDVGIAPSGISLQINEGKLSFSDPGQDIKEAARKALLMDRYVNEPFSFYERLPAYTFSLNIQIPESVKIFLRTGDIHKTSELTEKNVEVVFREILEFEKETLLSPRVPVEAFLILKGGLD; encoded by the coding sequence ATGCTGAAATTTCCGGAAAACGTGGTCATATGTGATGGAAAGAGAATACTCTGGAACGGACTGGGTTTACCGGAAAACCTCATTTTCGAGGTGGCCAGAACTGTACTGGAGTCGAACGTTCCGCTGAAGGGAAAAATTTTCTGTTTTCCGGCACAAACCATCCTTGGAAAGATGGCGATCTTCATCGACGAGAAAATACAAGAACGCGGTGTTCTCGTTGAACTTTTGAATCACGAGCTTCTTCGAATGAGGCTGTACAGCGAAGAAGTGGAAAACCTCGTAGATATTCTGTTCAACGACTGGCGACCCGGAAAGAGGGTCTTCATCGTTCGATCGGAGAACTTTGAAACCAGATTTTCTTTGAGGGAGAAACTCTCAAGTTTTGTGGATGTGATCTACAACGCAGGGGAAATAGACGTGGGAATCGCACCTTCTGGAATATCGCTGCAGATCAACGAAGGAAAGCTCTCTTTTTCGGATCCGGGACAGGATATCAAAGAAGCCGCGAGGAAGGCTCTGTTGATGGACAGATATGTGAACGAACCCTTTTCTTTCTACGAGAGGCTTCCCGCGTACACTTTTTCTTTGAACATACAGATTCCTGAGTCGGTGAAGATCTTCCTGAGAACAGGTGATATACATAAAACATCGGAATTGACTGAAAAGAACGTGGAAGTTGTTTTCAGGGAGATTCTGGAGTTCGAGAAAGAAACCCTTCTGTCACCGAGAGTCCCCGTTGAAGCGTTTTTGATTTTAAAGGGGGGCCTGGATTGA
- a CDS encoding epoxyqueuosine reductase QueH, with protein MLIHVCCAPDLLTTIFHLRDAEFFFYNPNIQPPSEYEKRREAVEKVAHHFSLSVHYGEYSTEEIRKWYASVKDYKNLGEGSERCKKCISVLLERTAQEATRRGHESFSTTLLASPRKNLSMMENIGKTIEKKYGVKFFFKNFRKGGAYQEGVRLSKELGIYRQNYCGCVFSLLERREKHAEISGKRGHM; from the coding sequence GTGCTGATTCACGTTTGCTGTGCGCCGGATCTTCTCACGACAATATTCCATTTGAGGGATGCCGAGTTCTTCTTTTACAATCCAAACATCCAGCCTCCTTCAGAGTACGAGAAAAGAAGGGAGGCTGTGGAGAAAGTTGCTCATCATTTTTCGCTGAGTGTTCATTACGGTGAGTATTCAACAGAAGAAATAAGAAAGTGGTACGCATCGGTCAAAGACTACAAGAATCTCGGTGAGGGCAGCGAACGATGCAAGAAATGCATCAGTGTTCTTCTTGAGAGAACAGCGCAAGAAGCGACGAGGAGAGGCCATGAGTCTTTTTCCACGACCCTTCTTGCAAGTCCCAGGAAAAATCTTTCGATGATGGAAAATATTGGAAAAACCATCGAGAAAAAATACGGGGTGAAATTCTTCTTCAAGAACTTCAGAAAGGGAGGAGCCTATCAGGAAGGCGTGAGGCTTTCAAAGGAACTCGGGATATACAGACAGAACTACTGTGGTTGTGTTTTCAGCCTTCTGGAAAGAAGGGAGAAACATGCTGAAATTTCCGGAAAACGTGGTCATATGTGA
- the dtd gene encoding D-aminoacyl-tRNA deacylase yields the protein MRAVVQRVSEAKVIVEEKTVGAIKRGLLVFVGVGKDDTEEDCEWLADKVSGLRIFEDEDGKMNLSVKDINGEVLVVSQFTLYGDCRRGKRPSFTEAAPPDKGKALYERFVELLREKGLKVETGKFRAHMHVHLVNDGPVTILLDSSKLF from the coding sequence ATGAGGGCAGTTGTACAAAGAGTCAGCGAAGCAAAGGTGATTGTCGAAGAAAAAACGGTGGGAGCCATAAAAAGAGGGCTTCTTGTCTTTGTTGGAGTGGGAAAAGATGATACAGAAGAGGACTGCGAATGGCTGGCCGACAAGGTTTCTGGACTTAGAATCTTCGAGGATGAAGATGGAAAGATGAACCTCTCCGTTAAAGACATAAACGGGGAAGTCCTTGTTGTTTCACAGTTCACCCTCTATGGAGATTGCAGAAGAGGAAAGCGGCCTTCTTTCACAGAAGCCGCACCTCCAGATAAAGGGAAAGCGCTTTACGAGAGGTTTGTGGAACTTCTCAGAGAAAAGGGTTTGAAAGTGGAAACGGGGAAGTTCAGAGCTCATATGCACGTTCATCTGGTGAACGATGGTCCTGTGACTATCCTTCTCGATTCCAGTAAACTCTTCTGA
- a CDS encoding RelA/SpoT family protein has product MINRTEIETEAREVIRDLESLRKKSFTREEKKLLTKAYEFARIVHEGQKRFSGEPFITHPVEVAKILAALGVDVTTLVAALLHDVVEDGENVSLDQIKKEFGPELARIVDGVTKVSNINAPIGSDQDSRKKIETIQKMFLAMAEDMRVIFVKLADRLHNMRTIHYVQDQEKKRYKAYETLEIYAPLAHKLGIYSIKSELEDLAFKVLYPEEYYKIKELVAEKRKEREKRTNEYISLLKSALEEHKIKAIVEGRYKHYYSIWKKMKEKEKKFEEIYDLIALRVIVKDVTTCYTVLGIVHNIWKPLPGRFKDYIAAPKSNGYRSLHTAVITGYGEPLEIQIRDEEMHREAEYGLIAHWIYKEKPDLKTAKEWIERLLDWRKELAQGFTEFEDIKKELQMDEVFVFTPKGDIIHLPKGSTPIDFAYAIHTEIGHHYSGAKVNGKIVPIDYQLRNGDVVEIIVNKNSPGPSVDWLKYAKTHSARAKIRRFLKEKLAPELVERGKEVLRKICRKLGKSFEEVMQTEGIKKYLNAYQEKDFFMRIGEGSITTQDLIEAILGKKIVVKKRSTKKKVKMQNLVKVDGIDSIEFHIAKCCHPIMGDPIVAVVSKRGMTIHRRDCRNLKNMSQDRIFSAEWNLETSEMFDAHIRVVLDSEKNLPSLIDRITNLGAEFVAMKTLKSEEPPVVQIHIKISNTTELSGLLDRLRSYRYVLDAERVVQ; this is encoded by the coding sequence GTGATCAATCGAACAGAGATTGAGACAGAAGCGAGAGAAGTAATTAGAGACCTGGAAAGTCTCAGAAAAAAGAGCTTCACAAGAGAGGAGAAAAAACTCCTCACAAAGGCTTATGAGTTTGCTCGAATCGTTCATGAAGGTCAGAAGAGATTTTCTGGAGAACCCTTCATAACCCATCCCGTTGAGGTCGCAAAAATCCTTGCGGCTCTGGGAGTCGATGTGACGACTCTGGTTGCGGCTCTTCTGCACGATGTTGTTGAAGACGGTGAAAATGTCAGCCTCGATCAAATAAAAAAAGAGTTTGGGCCTGAATTGGCCAGGATCGTGGATGGTGTCACAAAAGTCAGCAATATAAACGCACCGATCGGGAGCGATCAAGACTCTCGAAAAAAGATAGAAACCATACAGAAAATGTTTCTTGCAATGGCGGAGGACATGAGAGTTATATTCGTAAAACTCGCCGATCGTCTTCACAACATGCGCACCATTCACTACGTTCAGGATCAGGAAAAGAAGAGGTACAAAGCCTACGAAACCCTCGAGATCTACGCACCTCTGGCTCATAAGCTCGGAATCTACTCGATAAAGTCTGAACTCGAAGACCTGGCTTTCAAGGTGCTGTACCCGGAGGAGTACTACAAGATAAAGGAACTCGTCGCTGAGAAGAGAAAAGAGAGAGAAAAGAGAACCAATGAATACATCTCCCTTCTCAAAAGTGCTTTGGAAGAGCACAAGATAAAAGCAATTGTGGAGGGAAGGTACAAACACTATTACAGCATATGGAAGAAAATGAAGGAAAAAGAAAAAAAATTCGAAGAAATCTACGATTTGATCGCTCTGAGAGTGATAGTGAAAGACGTGACCACCTGCTACACCGTCCTGGGGATCGTTCACAACATCTGGAAACCACTTCCGGGAAGGTTCAAAGACTACATCGCTGCACCGAAATCGAACGGCTATCGTTCACTCCACACAGCTGTGATAACGGGTTACGGTGAGCCTCTTGAGATACAGATAAGAGACGAGGAGATGCACAGAGAGGCCGAGTACGGTTTGATTGCTCACTGGATATACAAGGAAAAACCTGACCTGAAAACAGCGAAAGAATGGATAGAAAGACTCCTCGATTGGAGAAAAGAACTTGCCCAGGGATTCACCGAATTTGAGGATATCAAGAAAGAGCTCCAGATGGATGAAGTTTTTGTTTTCACCCCGAAAGGAGATATCATCCACCTTCCCAAGGGTTCCACACCAATTGACTTCGCGTACGCGATACATACAGAGATAGGGCATCACTACAGTGGAGCAAAGGTGAACGGAAAGATCGTTCCTATCGACTATCAGCTGAGAAACGGAGATGTTGTTGAAATAATCGTCAACAAGAACTCTCCAGGTCCAAGTGTTGATTGGCTGAAGTACGCCAAAACCCACAGCGCGCGAGCAAAAATCAGAAGGTTTCTGAAGGAAAAACTCGCGCCCGAACTCGTAGAAAGAGGAAAAGAAGTTCTCAGAAAGATCTGCCGAAAGCTCGGAAAATCCTTCGAAGAAGTGATGCAAACGGAAGGAATCAAAAAGTATTTGAACGCGTACCAGGAAAAAGATTTCTTCATGAGAATCGGAGAAGGTAGTATTACCACACAAGATCTCATAGAAGCGATTCTGGGAAAAAAGATCGTTGTGAAAAAGCGTTCCACAAAGAAAAAGGTGAAGATGCAGAATCTTGTGAAGGTAGATGGAATAGACAGTATAGAGTTCCACATTGCGAAGTGTTGTCATCCGATCATGGGCGATCCCATAGTGGCCGTTGTCAGTAAAAGAGGCATGACCATACACAGAAGGGATTGTAGAAACCTGAAGAACATGTCACAGGACCGAATATTCTCAGCTGAATGGAACCTTGAAACTTCAGAAATGTTCGATGCACACATAAGGGTGGTCCTTGACTCGGAAAAAAACCTTCCGAGTTTGATAGATCGAATAACGAACCTCGGTGCGGAATTTGTGGCCATGAAGACTCTGAAATCAGAAGAACCACCTGTTGTGCAAATTCATATAAAAATATCCAACACCACCGAGCTCTCCGGTCTTCTCGATAGGCTCAGATCCTACAGATACGTTCTGGACGCGGAAAGGGTGGTGCAATGA
- a CDS encoding DMT family transporter: MWRENKALAFLILTAILQGSTFPLQKLVLGGVSPFVYNTVRFGSAALLSLLLFGPGRFVKSFLLGLVLCGAYMFQLWGLKFTSAAKSGFIVSSFVFLVPLFAFLLEREKLRKIHFISFTSGFLGLYLLTGGVSGITPGDLFQFFCAVLFALHVVLITRFSRFEEEKNMLFWQFVTVGVVNFLFGLNERWHFNLGTISVGIYSGVFATTLGILWQMRYQKEVGNNTTALVYMTQPFVSLVLSFLFLGERMSFLQLLGGILVLVALFTGTVMKPGKSN; the protein is encoded by the coding sequence ATGTGGCGGGAAAATAAAGCCCTTGCGTTTCTCATTCTAACGGCAATTCTTCAGGGTTCAACTTTTCCGCTTCAGAAACTCGTTCTTGGAGGTGTTTCTCCTTTTGTTTATAACACCGTGAGATTTGGAAGCGCTGCTTTACTTTCGCTTCTTTTGTTCGGGCCCGGCAGGTTCGTGAAGAGTTTCCTGCTGGGGCTGGTTCTCTGTGGAGCGTACATGTTTCAACTCTGGGGATTGAAATTCACAAGCGCCGCAAAAAGCGGTTTCATCGTTTCGAGTTTTGTGTTTCTTGTGCCCTTGTTTGCTTTTCTTCTTGAAAGGGAGAAATTGAGAAAAATTCACTTTATCTCTTTCACTTCAGGGTTTTTGGGGCTCTATTTGCTCACGGGTGGTGTATCGGGAATCACGCCGGGAGATCTCTTTCAGTTCTTCTGTGCGGTTCTGTTTGCGCTGCACGTGGTTCTCATAACCAGATTTTCCAGATTCGAAGAAGAAAAGAACATGCTTTTCTGGCAGTTTGTGACCGTTGGGGTCGTCAATTTTCTCTTTGGATTGAACGAAAGGTGGCATTTCAATCTTGGAACGATTTCTGTGGGAATCTACAGCGGAGTATTCGCTACAACCCTTGGAATCCTCTGGCAGATGAGGTATCAAAAGGAAGTGGGAAACAACACGACAGCACTCGTTTACATGACTCAACCCTTTGTTTCTCTTGTGCTTTCATTTCTCTTTCTTGGAGAGCGTATGTCTTTCCTTCAGCTTTTAGGAGGAATACTCGTTCTGGTAGCGCTTTTTACCGGAACGGTGATGAAACCGGGAAAGTCTAATTGA
- a CDS encoding TldD/PmbA family protein yields the protein MTFEEFKDRLFALAKKNGVEVQISFLETKEFSLRLANGDLDQYTDAGKFNVEIKVLKDGKTGAFRTQVLEDPEKCFEEALSNLQIKDSEEKEYFFEGGEEYREMETYVGRFEKLSVKEKMGMAKKAHESAAKDERVAMVPTVMYRDMVIKKIITNTLGLNVESQMDGGFLFAMAIARDTNPRSGSWYELARVPEELDPEEIGKRAAEEAISLIGSKTIPSGKYPVLMRNTALLDLMEMFIPMISAENVQKNLSPLKGKLGERVGNPVVSIKDLPYHPKGLSSTPFDDEGVPTTEKFVLENGVLKTFLHNLKTARKEGVKPTGNGFTGGISPVNLMLIPGEMSFEELLKEMNRGVAITEVEGMHAGANSISGEFSLFAKGYWVENGEIAHGVEDITISGNFLDLLKRISLVGNDVKVSQHTITPSVLVEVLDVAGK from the coding sequence ATGACCTTCGAAGAATTCAAAGATAGATTGTTCGCTCTTGCAAAGAAAAATGGAGTGGAAGTTCAGATAAGTTTTCTGGAGACTAAAGAATTTTCCCTTCGTCTCGCAAACGGTGACCTCGATCAGTACACGGACGCGGGAAAATTCAACGTGGAAATAAAAGTGCTGAAAGATGGAAAAACAGGAGCGTTCAGAACACAGGTTCTGGAAGATCCAGAAAAGTGTTTCGAAGAGGCACTGAGCAATTTGCAGATCAAGGACAGTGAAGAGAAAGAATACTTCTTCGAGGGTGGGGAAGAGTACAGAGAAATGGAAACGTACGTTGGGAGATTCGAAAAGCTCTCTGTCAAAGAGAAAATGGGTATGGCCAAAAAGGCTCACGAGAGCGCTGCGAAAGACGAACGCGTCGCCATGGTACCAACAGTCATGTACAGGGACATGGTAATAAAGAAGATCATCACCAACACACTGGGCTTGAACGTTGAGAGTCAGATGGACGGCGGTTTCCTTTTCGCCATGGCGATCGCTAGAGACACCAATCCGCGATCTGGTTCTTGGTATGAACTGGCGAGGGTACCGGAAGAGCTGGACCCCGAGGAAATAGGGAAAAGAGCTGCGGAAGAGGCAATTTCTCTCATCGGTTCAAAAACGATACCATCCGGGAAGTATCCTGTGTTGATGAGAAACACAGCGCTGCTCGATCTCATGGAGATGTTCATACCCATGATCTCGGCTGAGAACGTACAGAAAAACCTCTCGCCACTCAAAGGAAAACTTGGAGAGCGGGTGGGAAATCCTGTTGTTTCAATAAAGGATCTGCCTTACCATCCCAAGGGACTTTCCAGCACTCCCTTCGACGATGAAGGAGTCCCCACAACTGAGAAGTTCGTGTTGGAGAACGGCGTGTTGAAAACATTCCTTCACAACTTGAAAACGGCCAGAAAAGAGGGAGTGAAACCAACGGGAAATGGATTCACAGGAGGAATAAGTCCAGTCAATCTCATGCTGATTCCGGGCGAGATGTCTTTTGAAGAACTTTTGAAGGAGATGAACAGAGGAGTCGCTATCACGGAAGTTGAGGGAATGCACGCGGGAGCGAATTCTATATCTGGGGAATTTTCACTGTTTGCGAAGGGATACTGGGTGGAGAACGGAGAGATCGCACACGGTGTGGAAGACATCACCATATCGGGTAACTTCCTCGATCTCTTGAAGAGGATTTCTCTTGTTGGAAACGATGTGAAAGTGTCTCAACACACGATAACACCGAGCGTTCTGGTGGAGGTTCTGGATGTGGCGGGAAAATAA
- a CDS encoding TldD/PmbA family protein, producing MLNESVIRDVIAAVLKNGGDFAELFFEKKYENRYELKDGKIEQATSSEIVGVGIRGFLGTKAVYAYTNDLSRENLINVAKKVGEALEETKIEDLTFNFNRTKRKERHVVLIPPVQVEKTDKVSVMKKAYYAAKDYSELIKQVVVWYWDYDQEILVANSEGTWAEDRRVRTRLMINAVAEKDGVLERGFYGPGAGMGFEFFDRIDVEEAAKKAARIAARMVEAEPAPAGKMTVVIANGFGGVIFHEAVGHGLEATSVAKGASVFAGKLGQKVAAECVSAVDDATIPNGWGSANVDDEGTPTQRTLLIDKGVLVGYLVDKLGARRMGMKSTGSGRRQDYTFPPTSRMSNTFILPGDYHPEEIIAATEYGLYAKTMGGGSVNPATGEFNFAVSEAYLIEKGRVTKPVRGATLIGKGHEIIQKIDMVGNDLARDQGMCGSFSGSVPADVGQPTIRVKEIVVGGRNK from the coding sequence GTGCTCAACGAAAGTGTTATCAGAGACGTTATCGCAGCTGTTTTGAAGAACGGAGGGGACTTTGCTGAGTTGTTCTTTGAGAAAAAGTACGAGAATCGATACGAGCTGAAAGATGGGAAAATCGAGCAGGCAACGAGTAGCGAGATCGTTGGAGTGGGGATAAGAGGTTTTCTCGGAACAAAAGCCGTTTATGCCTACACGAACGATCTTTCAAGGGAGAACCTGATAAACGTTGCAAAGAAGGTGGGAGAAGCGCTCGAGGAGACAAAAATCGAAGATCTCACATTCAATTTCAACAGAACGAAAAGGAAGGAAAGACACGTGGTACTCATTCCACCGGTTCAGGTGGAAAAAACGGACAAGGTATCTGTTATGAAAAAAGCCTACTACGCGGCGAAAGATTACTCCGAACTCATAAAACAGGTGGTGGTCTGGTACTGGGATTACGATCAGGAGATTCTGGTTGCAAATTCAGAAGGAACTTGGGCTGAAGACAGACGTGTGAGGACCCGTTTGATGATAAACGCGGTAGCGGAAAAGGACGGAGTGCTCGAAAGGGGTTTCTACGGCCCCGGGGCAGGAATGGGTTTTGAATTCTTCGACAGAATAGATGTGGAAGAAGCGGCGAAGAAAGCAGCGAGGATAGCAGCGAGGATGGTTGAGGCAGAGCCCGCTCCGGCTGGAAAGATGACGGTTGTGATTGCCAACGGTTTCGGAGGAGTCATTTTCCACGAAGCAGTTGGACATGGCCTCGAAGCAACGTCTGTGGCGAAGGGGGCTTCTGTTTTTGCGGGAAAGCTCGGGCAGAAAGTGGCTGCGGAATGTGTTTCCGCGGTGGACGACGCCACCATTCCGAACGGCTGGGGTTCCGCTAACGTGGACGACGAAGGAACTCCCACACAGAGAACACTGCTCATAGACAAGGGGGTTCTCGTTGGCTACCTTGTGGACAAGCTCGGTGCGAGAAGAATGGGGATGAAGAGCACAGGAAGCGGCAGAAGACAGGACTACACCTTCCCACCCACTTCGAGGATGAGCAACACCTTCATACTCCCTGGAGATTACCACCCGGAAGAAATCATCGCGGCTACCGAGTACGGTCTCTACGCGAAGACCATGGGAGGTGGATCGGTTAATCCGGCCACTGGAGAGTTCAACTTCGCGGTTTCCGAAGCGTATCTCATAGAAAAAGGAAGGGTCACGAAACCGGTGAGGGGCGCCACACTGATAGGTAAGGGACACGAGATCATTCAGAAGATCGACATGGTGGGAAACGATTTGGCGAGAGACCAGGGTATGTGCGGTTCGTTCTCTGGATCCGTTCCGGCAGATGTGGGCCAGCCCACGATAAGAGTTAAGGAGATCGTAGTAGGGGGGCGAAACAAATGA
- a CDS encoding FlgD immunoglobulin-like domain containing protein yields the protein MRRFLPVLFLLIAGIVLADNYVLIVYSEPLSQVFINGNYVGTVDVTGQMILTLNSSGKFTITVRKSWYIPFESEIIVSSPGEFVIFANLKEAGALRVFSNVYPVEVFAEGMYLGKIHSVKDVLYVPAGTVTLTFKAPGYKEEAVTVQVKPRSENTINIYLEEKALALDLKVEPERFSPNGDWYNDKTTFYIYLSKPADLSVEVLNDRGETIWFRQLKGSEGTNKVIWDGKDASDGRYRVRVTASTDDEMQSVEKEVIVDRSEYTYFKELFIGSVLALVVLLILVH from the coding sequence ATGAGAAGATTTTTACCGGTTCTTTTTCTGCTGATTGCAGGCATCGTATTGGCGGACAATTACGTCCTGATCGTTTATTCGGAACCACTTTCTCAGGTTTTCATAAACGGAAACTACGTGGGAACGGTCGATGTGACCGGTCAGATGATACTTACGTTGAATTCTTCCGGGAAATTCACCATAACGGTGAGAAAGAGCTGGTACATTCCTTTTGAAAGCGAAATCATCGTTTCATCTCCGGGAGAATTCGTTATATTCGCGAACTTGAAAGAAGCAGGAGCTCTGAGAGTCTTCTCGAACGTGTACCCCGTTGAGGTCTTCGCTGAAGGCATGTACCTAGGAAAGATCCACAGCGTCAAGGATGTACTCTACGTGCCGGCCGGTACGGTGACGCTCACATTCAAAGCTCCGGGGTACAAGGAAGAAGCGGTGACCGTCCAGGTAAAACCAAGGAGCGAGAACACAATCAACATCTATCTGGAAGAGAAAGCGCTCGCACTCGACTTGAAAGTGGAACCCGAGAGATTCTCACCGAACGGTGACTGGTACAACGATAAAACTACATTCTATATCTACCTCTCCAAACCCGCGGACCTGAGTGTGGAAGTTCTGAACGACAGAGGAGAAACCATCTGGTTCAGACAGCTGAAAGGCTCCGAGGGAACGAACAAGGTGATCTGGGACGGAAAAGACGCATCAGACGGAAGATACAGGGTGAGAGTAACTGCCTCAACCGACGATGAGATGCAGTCTGTAGAAAAAGAAGTGATCGTGGACAGGAGCGAGTACACCTACTTCAAAGAACTGTTCATCGGTTCGGTCCTCGCCCTGGTGGTTCTCCTGATTCTCGTTCATTAA